The genomic DNA AAGTTTTCCACATTATAAGGCTTATCAATCACGGTGCCAAGCTCACTCAAAGCGTCCATAACAAATCCAACTTGCATAAATCCAGGAACAAGTGGAAAATCCCTAAAATGCCCCTCAAAAAAGAAGCACTCTTCGCTAATATTTGCTTGCATTTCTAAAGGATTTATCAGCTCAAATTTAGGCGTAAGCTTTCTTTGCCAAACTCTTTTAAAATCATCAACGCTAAATTTGCCATAACTATTTTTTTCGATTTTTTCTACAATTTTAAAGTGGCGAATATTTGTCTTAAATTTATCAAACAAATGCCCCTTTAAAGCTTTGATAATCCCGTTTTTACCACTATTTCTAAACTCATCCTTGCCTTCTTTGCTAAGGCAAATCAGAGCCTTTATACGCGTGTCGCCTGCGAGTAAGGCGCATTTAGAATCGCTAATAAATTTATGATTTTTAAGCTCACATTCAGCCTCATCGAGACTAAATCTAAACTCATTTAGCTTTATAATGCGGTCAAATCTACCAAGAAGCTTCAAGCTTTTGCCACTGATCTCAGCCATATCTGAGCTTAGATATTCCTTGCACCATTTTGAGTTTATAATCAGCCTTTCTTGGTCGTTTAGGCTCAAATTTACACCGCCCAAAATCTCAAATCCAGACCCGAAATTTGCTGCTACGATACCTGTTTCTGTGCTGCCATATATCTCCATGATTTTCGCGTCAAATTTATTTCTCAGCTCATTTTCTAGCTTCGATCCAGCCGTAACTATCAAATCAGCCTTATTAATATTTGTTCCTCCGTATTTGCTAATAGCACTCAAAACCACTGGAGAGCTGATAAAAATGGTATTTGTAAAATCATAGCTAAGCACGATTTCAGGATAATCAAGCTTTTTGCTAAGCACTTTTAGTCCCGCAATAAGAGGCAAAAACACCTTAAAAGTAAGTCCAAACATATGTTGGTGAGTGACGCTTGTATAGAGATTTTGAGCGTTCAAGCTTAGAAAATCGCGCAAGAAAATAGCCTCTTCAAACATATCTTTGAGCGACTTTTTTATAGCCTTTGAGCTACCGCTACTTCCTGAAGTGTATAAGAAAAACTCATAGTCCAAATTTAGCTCAAATTCGCTATCCAAATCGCCACTAAAATGTGCGAAATTATCATCATTAATATCGGCAAATTTAGCATCAGAGACGACGTGAGCAAGTGCATTTGCACTCATCGCTCCAAAAAGTGCAACGCAAAAATCAAAAGTAGAGCTCAAATAAATTTTGATCTCTTTTATATTTTTTGACCTCAAATATGAACCAAATTTTAAGCTTTGGTCTGCAAGCTCGCTAAAGCCAGATTTTTCTTCAAGAAAATAGACATTTTCATTTATCATCGCACAAAAATCTTTCTATAAATAATTTCTCCCACTAACAAAACACCAACTAACAAGTAACTAACAAACCCGCAATAAATCATCCAAATATGTTCATTTATAAAGGCTAAAGCAAGGCAAATTCCAGCATTCAAAGCAAAAAATACAATCCAAATTTTAGTTAAATTTCTAGTGTAATTTATAGCTTTTATCGGCAAATCTTTTTGCTTCAATCTTGCAAACTTAGTTATGATAGCTTCGTCTTTTAAGCTATATAAAAATATCCCTAAAAATGCTAAATTTACGGCAACTGGATACAAAAACTTCAAATCATTTAGAAAATAAACCACCACAAAAAATAGGCTAAATAGATAAAAAATCCTGTTTTCCAGCCAAGCTCTCACACCCCACAAAATAGCAAGCAAAAGCAAAACGCCACTCAAAAAGCCTAAATTTAAAACCACAAAAAACGGATAAGCCAGTGTCGCTAAAAAAATTAAAGTTTTAACTAACACTAACATTTGTTAGAATTTTTTAGCAACTGCTTCTACGATATCGCCTAGGGTTCGGACGTTTTTGAAGTCGTTTGGCTCTAGTCTGTGGCCAGTTTGTCTTTTGATATAATCAATCAAATCAATCGCATCAATGCTATCTATGTCTAAATCTTCGTAAATTTTAGCTTCAAGCTTTATCTTTTCTGGCTCCATTTCAAAAAGCTCAACCAAAGCATTTCTTAAAATCTCAAATATCTCATCTTTATTCATAATTATTTCCTATTTTTTTCTACAAAATCAGCTAGCGACTTTACGCTGTGATAAATCTCTTTTAGATTATCGGTTTTAGCGTCTACGGCTATTCCATATTTTTTTTGCATAGAAAGTCCGAGCTCCAAAGCATCCACACTATCAAGTCCAAGCCCATCACCACTGAAAAGCGGGGCGTTTTCATCTATGTCAGATATTTTCATATCTTCTAAATTTAGATCTTTTATGATTAATTCTTTGATCTCATCTATCATTTTTAAACTCCTCATTGTAAATTTCTTTTAAGCAATTATGCAAGGCTCTGGCTCTTATGGGATCAGGCTTTTGCGTGCTAAAATCATCTATTTGAATGCTAGGTAATACTTTAAATTTATAGTTTATAGTATTTGCTGGTGTTTTATACCACGCCTCGCCCTTTTTTAGGCTTCTTGGCTTCATATCAAGATAAATAGGCGTCAGATATTTCGCCGATTTTATAGCGATATAAGCAGCAGCTTTATGAAAAACAATCTCATCTTTTGTCCTGCTGCCCTCAGGGAACATAACCAAAATCTCCCCATTTTTCAAAGCTTCACAAGCTTTGTTTAAAAACTCTTCGTTGTTTGTGTTTGGTATGTAACCACAAGCCTTTATGGCTGCAAACAAAAAAATATTTTTTTCTAGTTCGCCTTTTACTATGCAATTTGCGTTTTTGATTTTTGATAAGAAAAATACAATATCAAGCAAACTTGGGTGATTTGAAATGATTATTTCTCCTGGTCTGCCTACTGTTTTTAAAATAGAAGCATTTGAGTGCTGATAGCCTAAAAACTCTGTAAAAAATATGAAAAATCCCCAAGCATTTCTTACTAAAAATCTAGAAAATCGCCTTACAAATTTATACTTTTGTAATCCTAGCAAAATTATAGGGCAAAAAAGTAGATTGCCAAAAATACAGATAATCCCAAACCAAATGAACAAAAAGCCAGTTATGCAAATTTTGATAAATTTCACTGCCCAAAGCTCCATTTGTAGATCAGTTTATCGCCTGTAAAGCTAAAATTATTTGGATAATTCTTCACAAAAACTTCCGTGCTTTTTGGGTTTTCTTTTTGGATTTGGGCGTTTTTATCAAACTCTTCAAAGCAAAGCTCGCAGCTATCGCCATTTTTAATGATAAAGGCAACACATTGTTTAAACTCGCTTAACGCATCTTCTTCGTAAGCAATAACGCAAATTTGCTGAAACTCATTAAGCTTTGAAATAGCGCAAATCATAGCATCTTCAACTGGCGCGGAACTACTTATAGCGTATATCGGACTATGTATTTGGCGCAAAATCCCAATACTTGCAACCGGAGCATTTAGCACTGAAGCTGAAAAAGAGTTTGGAGAAACCAGCGATGAGCCACTTAGCTCAGATAACAAATCTATACAACGGTTTATCTCGCCGAAATTTGACGCAAATACTATAGGCATATCAAATTGCCCAAAATCCAAGATACTAGAATAGATAAATTTAGCCGTATTGCTTAGTTTTCTGCGATTTAGTGGAGATATTTGGCTCAAATCCACCCCAGCGATATCTCCACAAGCGCCAAATTTAACTATATCAAATTTCATAATGGCAAAATCGCAAACGCAAAACATAGTAAAAAAATATGAATTTATTCACATTTATTCCTTTTAAATATATTATCATAATAATATCATTTTATTTTTTATTCTACATAATATTTGGCAAATAGAATTTAATTTTTGATTATAAATCCAAAATATTTTTATCATTTTAGCTAAATTTACCACTGATATAGTAAAATAATAATTCAACGACGAAATCAAAGGATACAAATGAATACTATTTTACTAATAAACGGCGCAAAAGACTTTGGCAGCTCAAAAGGTATTTTAAACCAAACCCTACAAAACCAAGCAAAGCAAACCCTAAAATCGCTTGGAAAAGATATCTTAGAAACCGTGATAGATGACGGATATGACGTAGCTGGCGAGCTTGAAAAGTGGCAAAAAGCAGACGCTATCATCTGGCAAATGCCTGGCTGGTGGATGGGCGAGCCTTGGATAGTCAAAAAATATATCGATGATGTACTTACCGCTGGATATGGCGTGCTATACCAAAACGACGGCAGAAGTAGGAAAGACGAAAGTGCGAAATACGGCTCAGGAGGACTAGCAAAAGACAAAAAATATATGTTTAGCCTCACTTGGAATGCGCCACTTGAAGCATTTACAAATAAAGAGCATTTTTTTGGTGGAGTTGGCGTAGATGGCGTGTATTTGCACTTGCATAAAGCTCATGAGTTTTTAGGAATGAGTGCTTTAGCCACTTTCATCTGCAATGACGTAGTCAAAAATCCGCAAGTAGAGCAGTATCTCAAAGACTATGATAAACATTTAAAAGAAATTTTCGCTTAAGAGTTTTGAAGCCATTTTTTTATGGCTTCTTTTTCTAAATTTAAAAATGCTTCGTCATTTGCTATCAAATTTGTATTAAATTCAGCTAAATCTCTTTTGGTTTTTTCTTTAAATTTAGCTACAAACGAATAAGCATCAAGTACGTTTGCATCGCAAAGATTTTTTATACTTTTTACCGCCATATCTATGCTCCAACCAGCATTTGATATAAAAGGAATAATAGTTTTATCATTCAAATCACTGTTTACCAAAAAGCTTTTTACAGGAGCGCAAATATCCAAAGACCAAAGTGGCACTCCCAAGAATATAGTATCGAATTGGCTCAAATCAAACTTAGTTTCAAGTTTTGGAAATATAGAATTTTGCTTTTGCAAATAAGCTAATTTAACCATTTCATCATAGTCTTTTGGATAGCTATCTTTAGTTTGTATCCTAAAAAGCTTAGCACCTGTTTGCATAGATATAAAGCTAGCAAATATATGCGTATTTAGCGTTCTAGAATAATACACTATAGCACTCTTACTGGTATTTGCAAATAAATTTGAACCAAATAAAAATATACTAAATTTAATAAAATCTCTACGATTGAGCATACAAAATCCTAATTAAGCTTTTTAATCAAATTTAAAACATCATTTTTACTAGCATAACTACTCATCACGCCGGTACTTTTAAAATTAGCCTTGCAAATTTGAGCTAAGATATTTTGAGTTTGCCCCATACCACTTCCGCCACTTGTAGCAAACAGCACCACGGATTTAGCGCTAAAATCATAACTTTGTAAAAATGTCTGAATGATACGCGGCGCCTCATACCACCATATCGGAAAGCCCACGTAAACAGTATCGTAAGCGTCTAAATTTGGCTTCAAATTTGCTATGGCTGGGCGTGAGTGGGCGTCTTTCATCTCTAGGCTTGAGCGAGAGTTTGAATCGTGCCAGTTTAGATCATTTGGGGTGTAAATTTGAGCTGGAACTATCTCAAAAAGCTCGCCTCCGGCTGCGTCGGCGATTGTTTTTGCTAGTCTTGCAGTTTGCCCGCTTGCTGAAAAATAAGCTACTAATATCTTGTTCATTTTTTCTCCTTATCTAGCGCTAAATGCGCTTCCTGCTGAGTTTTCAAAGTCTGCTGCGCTTCCTGCGTAAGCCTCAGTATTTTTCATATCTTCTTCAAGCCAGGCTATTTTATTTTTAGCAGAGCTAAATGCTGCCGCGCCCAAAAATAGGCTAAAAGGAGGTTCTTTCATTCTTGAAACGTTATATAAAATCTCTGCGAATTTAGCTGGATTGCCAGCTTGTTTGCCACTATAATTTTTCGCATGAGTCTCAAAAGCTTCTCTTTTTAGCTCATAATCACTAATTCTATCTTTTTTACTTAGCTCCATGCTAGTGCCTAAAAACTGCGTTCTAAAGCCAGCTGGCATGATATTTACGCTGTGAATCCCAAAGTCTTTGAGATCTAGCAAAAGCCCTTCACTAAGCGCGCTAAGAGCAAATTTACTCATGCAATACGGCGTTGAATTGTTTGAGGCTCTAAATCCAGCTATCGAGCTAAGATTAAATATCCTTGCTCTGATATTTTGTGCGTTTCCACCCTCTTTAATGGCTTGTGGACGCATAAGCTTTAATGCGTGTTTTGCTACAAGAAATGGCGCGAAAACATTTACTTCAAACTGCGCCCTAAGATCAGCTTCGCTAGTTTCTTCGACAAAGCCAAGAAGCCCATATCCAGCGTTGTTTACCACGTTATCAAGTCTGCCAAATTTAGCCTTGATTGCGGCGATATTTGCCTCTATATTTTGGCTCATTTTCTCATCAAATTTAAGCTCCAAAGGCAAGAAATTATCACTCTCATTTCCGAGCTTGTCTATGATATTAGCAAGATTTCTACTAGTTCCTGCGACCTTGTCTCCTTTGCTTAGAAGGTATTTTGCAAGAGCTAGCCCTAGCCCACCGCTTGCTGCTGTGATATACCAAACTTGAGTATTCATCTTATTTTCCTTATTACTGGTTTTTGCATTTAAAATAGTCGCCCCAGCCAAACTTACAGCGCCTAAAATCATACTATTTTTTATAAATTTACGCCTAGAATCTTTCATTTTGTCTCCTCGCTTTTAAATTTAAAATCCTCTTTTTCATACCTTTTGCCAAGATACACGCCCAAAATCCCCCATGCAAAGCTAATGAAAGCCCCCACAAACAAAACAGCACTTATGCTAATCTTGGCTATAGCGCCTTCTACTGCCGCGCTCATGGAATCCCCAGCTCTATAAACCACGGTATCTAGGAAATTTTTGACCTTGTATTTACTCTCGCTATCAAGTGGCACAAAAAGCATCTCACGACCAGGTTTTACAAGTGAGTATTCGCCTATGCGTCTTATACTCATCACAAGCACCAAAACCCCAAAAGTAGGATAAAATGCCAGTAAAACAAACCCCAAAGCTACCACAAATCCAAGCACGCCCAAAAGCCATTTGACACCGAAAAACTCTGCTATCTTTGAAGTGATGAAAATCTGGATCAAAAAGCTGGAGAGTTGCACGATAAAATCGATATTTGCAAATGCTGCTGCTCTTGCTTCTCTGCTCTCAAACATACCAGAGATTATTCTTGCTTGCTCCATATATAAAAACGTCGAAACGCTAGTAAGCAAGAGTATAAATCCTAGTAAAGCTAGCAAATAATGCGATTTGATAATCAAGAAAAAGCCCACAAATGGATTTTTGGAGCCGATTGGTCGCTCAAATCTCTCTTTTATAGAGGCCACGCCAGTTTGAGGTATTTCTAAACTCAAAGCTTCTTTGATTAGCAAATTTTTTAATACTAAAGAGACGACAAGGCAGGTTACAGAGATAAAAATAAAGCTTGGAACGTCTATAAATTTACTCAAAAACGACACAAAAAACGCTCCAACAATCCCACCTAAACTAGCTCCAGCCGAGATAATGCCAAATAATCTAGCGCTTCTTTCTTTGCTAAAAAGGTCAGCCAACAAACTCCAAGCAGTGCTAATCACAAAAATATTAAAAACGCTCACCCAAATATAAAAGCTTCTAGCTACGATTAAGTATGCCTCGCTGCTTTGTGGAATTTGGCGAATAAGGACAAAAAATCCTACTAAATTTAGAGCAAAAAAGCCATAAATAAAGTCTGTATAAAGCTTGCGTTTGATCGCTCCGCTTAAAATCATAGCCAAAATTGAGCCGATTATTGTAGCTATAAAAGTCCCTAAAAATAGCCATTTTAGCTCACTTGCCCCACCGCTTATGCCAAGGGCTTCTCTAATTGGTCTAAGCAAAGAATAACTAGCAAACAGACTAAATATAAAAAACGCAGCGATAAGCAAAAACTTGCCCTCGCCCTTTTTTAGGCTTAGAATTTGATTTATATTCATTTAAAGAGCCCGTTTAAAAACTTAACCGTTTCTGGCTCGCGGTGATCTAAAAATAGGGTTTTTCCACTCTCAAGTCCAGCTATCAAGCTCATATCGTTTTCATCTAAGCTAAAGTCAAATACGCTGATATTTTCTATCATTATTTCTTTGCGAACTGTTTTTGGGATCACCACGACACCTCTTTGGATGAGCCATCTTAGTATCACTTGTGCGTTTGTTTTGCCATATTTTTTGCCAATATTTGCTATGGTTTGGTTATCAAACATCCCACTTTTGCCCTCGCCAAAAGGCGCCCAAGCCTCCATCACGATGCCAAATTCACTCATCACATTTTTTGCATACTCTTGGTTTAGCAACGGGTGGCATTCGATTTGGTTGATAGCTGGTTTGATTTCGTTATGCAAACAAAAATCCACAAGCCTATCTGGATAAAAATTACTCACGCCTATGGCTCTTATTTTGCCTTCTTTGTGTAGTTTGCTAAGCGCTCTCCAAGCTCCATAAACATCACCAAAAGGCTGATGTAAAAGATATAAATCAAGATAATCAAGACCAAGTTTTTTAAGCGAAATATCAAAAGCCTTTAATGCAGCCTCTTCGCTCATATCGCTTATCCAAAGCTTTGTAGTGATGAAAAGCTCTTCTCTTTTGATACCACTTGTCTTGATAGCTGTGCCGACTGCTTCTTCGTTGAAATACGCCTGAGCTGTATCGATCGACTTGTAGCCTACGCTAAGAGCGTCTTCTACACATCTTTGGCACTCTTTTAAATCGCTTATTTGATACACTCCATAACCCAAAATAGGCATCTTCACGCCATTATTTAACTCAACTACTTGCATAATCTCTCCTAATGATCTAAATTTAAACGACATTATAAAACCTTACACTAAGTGTTTGTCAAGGGTAAATTTGAAAAATTATATAAATTTAAGAAGAAAGTGGAATTTGGCTTATCCAAATTCCAAAGTTTATTTAGCAGATTTTATCTTTTTTTTGAGAGTCATTATGCCCTCATAATCCTTGCTTGCTGGATTGATCGTATCTTCATGACTGGCTATCATATTTTTATAATAACTGACCTTATAATCAAGTTTTTTATCTATCTCTTCTAGCTTTTTTATCTCAGATTTGATGAGCGCTTTTTGATCTTCTATCATTTTTAGCCTAAGAGGGGCACTACTTTTGCCCTTTGCGGCTAAGTTTATATAGTCTTTTACTTTTTCTATACTCATGCCAATTTTGCGGAAA from Campylobacter iguaniorum includes the following:
- a CDS encoding AMP-binding protein; its protein translation is MINENVYFLEEKSGFSELADQSLKFGSYLRSKNIKEIKIYLSSTFDFCVALFGAMSANALAHVVSDAKFADINDDNFAHFSGDLDSEFELNLDYEFFLYTSGSSGSSKAIKKSLKDMFEEAIFLRDFLSLNAQNLYTSVTHQHMFGLTFKVFLPLIAGLKVLSKKLDYPEIVLSYDFTNTIFISSPVVLSAISKYGGTNINKADLIVTAGSKLENELRNKFDAKIMEIYGSTETGIVAANFGSGFEILGGVNLSLNDQERLIINSKWCKEYLSSDMAEISGKSLKLLGRFDRIIKLNEFRFSLDEAECELKNHKFISDSKCALLAGDTRIKALICLSKEGKDEFRNSGKNGIIKALKGHLFDKFKTNIRHFKIVEKIEKNSYGKFSVDDFKRVWQRKLTPKFELINPLEMQANISEECFFFEGHFRDFPLVPGFMQVGFVMDALSELGTVIDKPYNVENLKFTAFLRPFDICKITISKEANLINFKVYANEKISASGRIRIV
- a CDS encoding COG4648 family protein translates to MLVLVKTLIFLATLAYPFFVVLNLGFLSGVLLLLAILWGVRAWLENRIFYLFSLFFVVVYFLNDLKFLYPVAVNLAFLGIFLYSLKDEAIITKFARLKQKDLPIKAINYTRNLTKIWIVFFALNAGICLALAFINEHIWMIYCGFVSYLLVGVLLVGEIIYRKIFVR
- a CDS encoding acyl carrier protein gives rise to the protein MNKDEIFEILRNALVELFEMEPEKIKLEAKIYEDLDIDSIDAIDLIDYIKRQTGHRLEPNDFKNVRTLGDIVEAVAKKF
- a CDS encoding phosphopantetheine-binding protein, which produces MIDEIKELIIKDLNLEDMKISDIDENAPLFSGDGLGLDSVDALELGLSMQKKYGIAVDAKTDNLKEIYHSVKSLADFVEKNRK
- a CDS encoding lysophospholipid acyltransferase family protein; the encoded protein is MKFIKICITGFLFIWFGIICIFGNLLFCPIILLGLQKYKFVRRFSRFLVRNAWGFFIFFTEFLGYQHSNASILKTVGRPGEIIISNHPSLLDIVFFLSKIKNANCIVKGELEKNIFLFAAIKACGYIPNTNNEEFLNKACEALKNGEILVMFPEGSRTKDEIVFHKAAAYIAIKSAKYLTPIYLDMKPRSLKKGEAWYKTPANTINYKFKVLPSIQIDDFSTQKPDPIRARALHNCLKEIYNEEFKNDR
- a CDS encoding beta-ketoacyl synthase chain length factor; translated protein: MKFDIVKFGACGDIAGVDLSQISPLNRRKLSNTAKFIYSSILDFGQFDMPIVFASNFGEINRCIDLLSELSGSSLVSPNSFSASVLNAPVASIGILRQIHSPIYAISSSAPVEDAMICAISKLNEFQQICVIAYEEDALSEFKQCVAFIIKNGDSCELCFEEFDKNAQIQKENPKSTEVFVKNYPNNFSFTGDKLIYKWSFGQ
- a CDS encoding NAD(P)H-dependent oxidoreductase, with protein sequence MNTILLINGAKDFGSSKGILNQTLQNQAKQTLKSLGKDILETVIDDGYDVAGELEKWQKADAIIWQMPGWWMGEPWIVKKYIDDVLTAGYGVLYQNDGRSRKDESAKYGSGGLAKDKKYMFSLTWNAPLEAFTNKEHFFGGVGVDGVYLHLHKAHEFLGMSALATFICNDVVKNPQVEQYLKDYDKHLKEIFA
- a CDS encoding flavodoxin, which codes for MLNRRDFIKFSIFLFGSNLFANTSKSAIVYYSRTLNTHIFASFISMQTGAKLFRIQTKDSYPKDYDEMVKLAYLQKQNSIFPKLETKFDLSQFDTIFLGVPLWSLDICAPVKSFLVNSDLNDKTIIPFISNAGWSIDMAVKSIKNLCDANVLDAYSFVAKFKEKTKRDLAEFNTNLIANDEAFLNLEKEAIKKWLQNS
- a CDS encoding flavodoxin; amino-acid sequence: MNKILVAYFSASGQTARLAKTIADAAGGELFEIVPAQIYTPNDLNWHDSNSRSSLEMKDAHSRPAIANLKPNLDAYDTVYVGFPIWWYEAPRIIQTFLQSYDFSAKSVVLFATSGGSGMGQTQNILAQICKANFKSTGVMSSYASKNDVLNLIKKLN
- a CDS encoding SDR family oxidoreductase, whose translation is MKDSRRKFIKNSMILGAVSLAGATILNAKTSNKENKMNTQVWYITAASGGLGLALAKYLLSKGDKVAGTSRNLANIIDKLGNESDNFLPLELKFDEKMSQNIEANIAAIKAKFGRLDNVVNNAGYGLLGFVEETSEADLRAQFEVNVFAPFLVAKHALKLMRPQAIKEGGNAQNIRARIFNLSSIAGFRASNNSTPYCMSKFALSALSEGLLLDLKDFGIHSVNIMPAGFRTQFLGTSMELSKKDRISDYELKREAFETHAKNYSGKQAGNPAKFAEILYNVSRMKEPPFSLFLGAAAFSSAKNKIAWLEEDMKNTEAYAGSAADFENSAGSAFSAR
- a CDS encoding NTP/NDP exchange transporter: MNINQILSLKKGEGKFLLIAAFFIFSLFASYSLLRPIREALGISGGASELKWLFLGTFIATIIGSILAMILSGAIKRKLYTDFIYGFFALNLVGFFVLIRQIPQSSEAYLIVARSFYIWVSVFNIFVISTAWSLLADLFSKERSARLFGIISAGASLGGIVGAFFVSFLSKFIDVPSFIFISVTCLVVSLVLKNLLIKEALSLEIPQTGVASIKERFERPIGSKNPFVGFFLIIKSHYLLALLGFILLLTSVSTFLYMEQARIISGMFESREARAAAFANIDFIVQLSSFLIQIFITSKIAEFFGVKWLLGVLGFVVALGFVLLAFYPTFGVLVLVMSIRRIGEYSLVKPGREMLFVPLDSESKYKVKNFLDTVVYRAGDSMSAAVEGAIAKISISAVLFVGAFISFAWGILGVYLGKRYEKEDFKFKSEETK
- a CDS encoding aldo/keto reductase — translated: MQVVELNNGVKMPILGYGVYQISDLKECQRCVEDALSVGYKSIDTAQAYFNEEAVGTAIKTSGIKREELFITTKLWISDMSEEAALKAFDISLKKLGLDYLDLYLLHQPFGDVYGAWRALSKLHKEGKIRAIGVSNFYPDRLVDFCLHNEIKPAINQIECHPLLNQEYAKNVMSEFGIVMEAWAPFGEGKSGMFDNQTIANIGKKYGKTNAQVILRWLIQRGVVVIPKTVRKEIMIENISVFDFSLDENDMSLIAGLESGKTLFLDHREPETVKFLNGLFK
- a CDS encoding MerR family transcriptional regulator, producing the protein MAKTIIEVEKQTGISSRTIRFWLSKGLFPFVERDKNGVNYFSDRDIEWVMWVDCFRKIGMSIEKVKDYINLAAKGKSSAPLRLKMIEDQKALIKSEIKKLEEIDKKLDYKVSYYKNMIASHEDTINPASKDYEGIMTLKKKIKSAK